In one window of Poecilia reticulata strain Guanapo unplaced genomic scaffold, Guppy_female_1.0+MT scaffold_262, whole genome shotgun sequence DNA:
- the tedc2 gene encoding uncharacterized protein tedc2 produces MSLLSAVEEAIKTYKAEQIRLNRRIQFHREILHSLIPQPEAGSEETELADNAAADAESSPGEKEDIELLEQALEKALRVRTGTEVSKQDSSKRKLSATKETERMPALSAVTKRDQPTIKSSKKSASLHRKGHKKPSVSHSSRPSAGHKPAQSKNRTQHHPSSAAQAGHHQQTVLAGFNSPDQITASLSTNKTVRSNMPRDHGLSKSASVPRPSSDDLSFSGTDGSGVGSLNQHNGGLSEQIAKWKSLRSKQNRLWDKVIALQRNPEPGRSRFIQRIRTKFPSDWPSGSPDETRLQLHRLTDQAFNLAHVCQTEKILVNEVPEMDTELPGGKQTKSHSSLTPEGLQLAAAELHVLADKVKRGKTFI; encoded by the exons ATGTCGCTGCTTTCTGCGGTAGAGGAGGCTATCAAGACCTATAAGGCCGAACAAATCAGGCTTAACCGCAGGATTCAATTTCACCGAGAAATTTTACATAGTCT GATACCACAACCAGAAGCAGGCTCTGAAGAAACAGAATTAGCAGACAATGCTGCTGCAG ATGCAGAGTCCTCRCCAGGGGAGAAAGAAGATATAGAACTGCTTGAGCAAGCACTGGAAAAAGCTCTTCGGGTCCGCACTGGCACAGAGGTCTCTAAGCAAGACTCCAGCAAAAGAAAACTATCCGCAACTAAAGAAACAGAACGCATGCCAGCTCTATCAGCAGTGACTAAACGTGATCAACCAACCATCAAGTCAAGTAAAAAATCTGCCAGCCTTCACAGAAAAGGGCACAAAAAGCCAAGTGTTTCACATAGCTCAAGGCCTTCAGCGGGCCACAAACCAGcacagtccaaaaacagaaCCCAACACCATCCCTCCTCAGCTGCTCAGGCCGGGCATCACCAGCAGACTGTCTTGGCAGGGTTTAACTCTCCTGATCAAATCACAGCCTCGCTCTCGACAAACAAGACGGTCAGAAGCAATATGCCCCGAGACCATGGGCTGAGCAAATCTGCATCTGTCCCCAGGCCTTCTTCAGATGACCTGTCCTTTTCAGGGACAGATGGATCTGGGGTCGGCAGTTTGAATCAACACAACGG GGGGCTTTCTGAGCAAATTGCAAAATGGAAATCTTTAAGGAGCAAACAAAACAG ATTGTGGGACAAAGTCATTGCCTTACAGAGGAATCCAGAGCCTGGGAGGAGTCGCTTCATACAGAGAATTAGGACGAAG TTTCCTAGTGACTGGCCAAGTGGAAGTCCAGATGAGACCAGGCTCCAGCTCCACAGACTAACCGACCAGGCATTCAACCTTGCACATGTTTGCCAGACCGAGAAGATTCTTGTCAATGAGGTGCCAGAAATGGACACTGAACTTCCGG GTGGTAAGCAGACCAAGTCCCATTCCAGCCTGACACCTGAAGGGCTGCAGCTGGCAGCTGCAGAGCTCCATGTTCTGGCAGATAAAGTGAAGCGAGGTAAAACTTTTATATGA